The proteins below come from a single Papaver somniferum cultivar HN1 chromosome 11, ASM357369v1, whole genome shotgun sequence genomic window:
- the LOC113322201 gene encoding 60S acidic ribosomal protein P0: MAPKPSKADKKIVYDKKLCQLLDDYTQILVTAADNVGSKQLQGIRKGLRGDSVVLMGKNTMMKRSVRLHAEKTGNQAFLNLIPLLVGNVGLIFTKGDLKEVSEEVAKYKVGAPARVGLVAPIDVVVPPGNTGLDPSQTSFFQVLNIPTKINKGTVEIITPVELIKKGEKVGSSEAALLAKLGIRPFSYGLVVLTVYDNGSVFSPEVLDLTDEDLMGKFAAGVSMVTSLSLAIAYPTLAAAPHIFINAYKNLLAVALATEYSFPQAEQVKEYLKDPSKFAAAAPAAASGSAAAPAAAAAKEEEKKDEPAEESDDDMGFSLFD; encoded by the exons ATGGCACCAAAACCATCAAAGGCTGATAAGAAGATTGTTTACGACAAGAAACTTTGCCAACTTCTTGATGATTACACTCAGATTTTGGTAACTGCTGCTGATAATGTTGGATCCAAACAGCTACAGGGTATTCGTAAAGGTCTGCGTGGTGATTCTGTTGTGTTGATGGGAAAGAACACTATGATGAAACGTTCTGTTAGACTTCATGCTGAAAAGACTGGAAATCAGGCTTTCCTTAACCTAATTCCTCTCCTTGTT GGAAATGTTGGATTGATCTTCACTAAGggagatttgaaggaagtcagcgAGGAAGTGGCTAAATACAAG GTTGGAGCTCCTGCTCGTGTTGGGCTTGTTGCCCCAATTGATGTTGTAGTTCCACCTGGCAACACAGGGCTGGATCCATCCCAGACATCTTTCTTTCAG GTTCTTAACATCCCAACCAAGATTAACAAGGGTACAGTCGAAATCATCACCCCTGTTGAACTTATTAAGAAGGGAGAAAAGGTCGGATCTTCTGAGGCTGCTTTGCTTGCTAAGTTGGGTATCAGACCATTTTCATATGGTCTTGTTGTCCTTACTGTCTACGACAATGGGTCAGTTTTCAGTCCTGAGGTGCTTGATCTTACTGATGAAGACCTGATGGGGAAGTTCGCTGCTGGTGTTTCCATGGTTACTTCCTTGTCTCTGGCTATTGCATACCCTACTCTTGCTGCTGCTCCTCACATTTTCATCAATGCATACAAGAACCTTTTGGCTGTTGCTCTTGCCACAGAGTACTCATTCCCTCAGGCTGAGCAAGTGAAGGAATACTTGAAG GATCCAAGCAAGTTTGCTGCTGCCGCTCCAGCTGCTGCTTCTGGTTCTGCTGCAGCTCCTGCCGCTGCTGCTgccaaagaggaagagaagaaggATGAACCTGCTGAAGAGTCCGATGATGACATGGGTTTCAGCTTGTTCGATTAG